The Mucilaginibacter gracilis genomic interval ACCGGAAATATGACTGCGCCCGAAATTTTAAAAGATTTAAAAAATCGTAAATACAAACCCCTGTACCTGCTGCACGGCGACGAGCCCTATTTTATTGATATGATAGGCAATTACATTGAGCACCACTTATTGAGCGATGCCGAGAAAGGCTTTAACCAAACCATACTTTACGGCAAGGATACCGATATGATGACGGTGCTAAACGCCGCAAAACGTTACCCTATGATGGCCGATTACCAGGTTGTGATGGTGAAAGAGGCGCAGGATATGAAATGGGGAAAAGAGGATGATGATAAAAAAGGCATCGACCCGCTGTTGAGTTATCTTGAAAAACCGCTGCCAAGCACCATATTGGTTTTTTGTTACAAGTACGGCAAATTTGATAAGCGAAAAAAAACCTATAAGGCTATAGATAAAAACGGGATAGTTTTTGAATCGGCAGAGTTGTATGATAACAAAATTCCCGGTTGGATAGAAGGCTTTGTGAGCGATAAGGGCTACCGCATTAGCCCGCAGGCTTCGGCATTGCTGGCCGAGTATTTGGGTAATGACCTATCTAAAGTAGCCAACGAATTGGAAAAGCTAATGCTTAACGTAAACTCTGGTCAGGAAATTACACCCAAAGAGATACAGGATAACATTGGCATAAGCAAGGAGTATAATGTGTTTGAATTGCAAACAGCACTTGGCCGTAAAGATGCCTTAAAGGTAAACCGCATTATTAACTATTTTGAGGCCAACCCCAAGGCCAACCCTATGGTAGTTGTGCTGGGCACACTCAATAATTACTTTAGCAAGGTATTGCGCTACCATTACGCTGCCGATAAATCGGCACAAGGTTTAGCGCGCGATTTGGGCGTTAGCCCCTATTTTGTGAAGGATTATGAGCAGGCAGGCCGTAGCTTTAACTACGGCAAAACCTTGCAGATAATAAGCTTGCTGCGCGAGTACGATTTAAAAAGCAAAGGTGTAGAATCAAACACAAGCCCCGGCCAATTGATGAAAGAGCTGATGTTTAAAATACTGCACTAATTACCCAACCGGCTTTATATCAAAACGGTTAACAATCATTTCTTTTTCGTTATATAATACCTTTATCTCAAATACGCTGTGATCGCTTAAAAAGGTCATGTAATTGGTATCGGTTATGTATCCGGGGAAGGGCCTGCCAATGTAACGCAGGTTTTGACCCTTAACCAGTGTGATGGTTGTCTTCATTATGTTACAATATACGTAAATATTTGGGCTACCGGTTTGTAAAGTGTATAGTGTTGAATACTATTTAGGCGAATTTTTTAGCAATATAAGTTAAAACATGGCTTTTTGCTGCTTAATAGGCTGTTATTCAATATGGCATAGCTATTGAAATAACTATACCTAACGCTTAATAAAAACCATGAAAAAGATATTATTTTTAATGATGCTTGCCGTAGCCATGAGTGCAGCAGCAATGGCCCAAACTAAAGTAACTAAAGACGAAGTTAAGGTTAAAAAAACCTCAACCATTCCGCAAAAGGTGCATAACGTTTTTAGTAAACACAAACACTATAGCGGCACTAAAATTAAACACGTTAAAAAGGTAGCTCATAAAACAACTACCTAAACAAAAGATTGGGACTATTGATTTGAGTAGGGATGCCGTGAGGTGTCCCTTTTTTTGTTGGGGGCTTAGTTTGCCTCAGTGATAAAGCCGGACGTCCATTCATCTTTGTCAAGAATGTTTTGGCTTATTTCAAAACCGTCTTTAAAATCTTTAAATCCGTTTAGCATTTCAGACCTTCGCTGTGCATCCTTTGCCTTTTCGATAGATGTATATATACCGATTAGTTTAACGTCTTCTCCGCCAGGTAAATCCGGGTCGATGTGTATATGATATAATGAGTAAACAGCATTCATAGTTTTAGTTCAT includes:
- the holA gene encoding DNA polymerase III subunit delta, which encodes MTAPEILKDLKNRKYKPLYLLHGDEPYFIDMIGNYIEHHLLSDAEKGFNQTILYGKDTDMMTVLNAAKRYPMMADYQVVMVKEAQDMKWGKEDDDKKGIDPLLSYLEKPLPSTILVFCYKYGKFDKRKKTYKAIDKNGIVFESAELYDNKIPGWIEGFVSDKGYRISPQASALLAEYLGNDLSKVANELEKLMLNVNSGQEITPKEIQDNIGISKEYNVFELQTALGRKDALKVNRIINYFEANPKANPMVVVLGTLNNYFSKVLRYHYAADKSAQGLARDLGVSPYFVKDYEQAGRSFNYGKTLQIISLLREYDLKSKGVESNTSPGQLMKELMFKILH